In Nitrospira sp., a single genomic region encodes these proteins:
- a CDS encoding glycosyltransferase family 4 protein produces the protein MVSTFPEAPSIVRGGVESVAYCLTEGLRSLNEFEIHIIAPCSKHKPGIEQRDGMTLHWLQADKLPGFISYWTSFRKAIHRCLNEIKPDITHFQGSGGWTLGYNAPYVFTIHGIAERDILFQGGPMLSIRKNTIALIERQGRKRSPHTILISPYVSKELGSQIGGKQWNIDNPVTDDFFKVQRARTGPRILYVGRISERKNVIGLLRSFSQLLRIQPSAHLLLAGDAEEPGYRIRCMECVRKLGMEENVQFLGNVDRPTLLEQLSRASCLILISKQETAPMIVMEAMAAGVPVVASNICGLPYMIDDGRTGYLVDPSNEAEIVDRLLKLLSNPVLSAQMGEAAREVAYERFHANVIAQKTLAVYREALGQ, from the coding sequence ATGGTATCAACATTTCCGGAGGCTCCGAGTATCGTTCGCGGAGGCGTCGAAAGCGTAGCGTACTGTTTAACTGAAGGCTTACGATCCCTCAATGAATTCGAAATACACATCATTGCACCTTGCTCAAAACACAAACCAGGAATCGAGCAGCGTGATGGAATGACTTTACACTGGTTGCAGGCGGATAAGCTTCCAGGCTTTATCAGTTACTGGACTTCATTCCGCAAAGCGATTCATCGTTGCCTGAATGAAATCAAGCCAGACATTACACACTTCCAAGGCAGCGGCGGATGGACGCTGGGATACAATGCCCCATACGTATTCACCATACACGGCATTGCAGAACGAGACATTCTTTTTCAGGGCGGGCCCATGCTATCGATTAGGAAGAACACCATTGCGCTTATCGAACGACAGGGGCGGAAGCGGTCGCCCCATACTATTTTAATTAGCCCTTATGTCTCAAAGGAGCTTGGCAGTCAGATTGGTGGGAAACAGTGGAACATCGACAACCCAGTCACAGATGATTTCTTCAAGGTCCAAAGAGCGCGCACGGGACCGCGCATTCTTTATGTAGGAAGAATTAGTGAGCGTAAGAACGTGATCGGATTGCTCCGGAGCTTTTCTCAACTGCTGAGGATTCAACCATCAGCTCACCTGCTCCTTGCAGGAGACGCAGAAGAACCAGGCTACAGAATTCGCTGCATGGAATGCGTGAGAAAGCTTGGAATGGAAGAGAATGTTCAGTTTCTTGGGAATGTGGATAGACCAACACTTCTTGAGCAATTATCTCGCGCAAGCTGCTTGATCCTTATCTCCAAGCAGGAGACCGCACCAATGATAGTGATGGAGGCCATGGCTGCTGGTGTGCCAGTAGTCGCATCCAATATCTGCGGCCTTCCTTACATGATTGACGATGGGAGAACTGGCTATCTGGTTGATCCCAGCAATGAAGCGGAAATAGTCGATCGGCTCTTGAAGTTGCTCTCAAACCCTGTGTTATCAGCTCAAATGGGTGAGGCTGCCCGGGAGGTCGCCTACGAGCGATTTCACGCAAACGTGATCGCACAGAAGACTCTTGCAGTGTATCGGGAAGCCTTAGGCCAGTAA